The window GATTTACTCCTCCCCAGAGTTCTGGCCGGAATTGAAACCAGCCGCCTTGATCTGGCCCGTATGGCTGACGGAGGATTCTGTATGGAATGCAAAGTTTGTACTTACCCCAAATGTCCGTTTGGAAAATAGGAGGTATTTCATGAATACGGCATTGCAGCGCACCCCTCAGGAATTAATACCCGGCGAAGAAATCGAGCGGGAAGCTCCGACCATTAGACTGCACCTCTGGCTTGAATCGGATGAAGGTGTCTTTTTCGGTTATGGAAGACTACTTTTGCTTGATAAAGTTGAAAAGACCGGATCGCTGAAAAAAGCGGCTGAAGCTCTGGGAATGTCTTACCGGGCTGCATGGGGAAAAATTAAAACATCAGAAGAAATTATGAATACCAAGCTGATTGAAAGGGTCGGCAACAGACGCAGTGGTCAGAAACTGACAGCAGAAGGAAGGGAACTGATGAATATGTTCCATACCTGGTTCGAATCTGTTGAGAAGGCCGCTAAAGACAATGCCGAAGATATTTTTCCATGGAATACTAAGAGTTACCATGACCGCTAAATACAAATCATGCCGAAACATTCTTTTATAAAAAACAGGACACCATACCGGAAATGTTCTATTCTCGGAGAATATAGATAATTCAGTATGCCTGAATGACAGCACTCAATATGTTTATCTAAACACATTCAATGAGTTGAAATAAAATTCAATATAGCTTTAAACTTAGAATGGAATAATTTTAAGCTGTGGCAGTTTCGGTTTCTGCAGCAGCTGATAAACATTTAAGGAGGTAGTCCATGAACTGCACAAGACGCGGTTTCATGAAGCTCGCAAGCGTGGGGGTGGCCGGATTCACCCTTGGTCAGATGGGAATTGACCTTTCCCCGGCCAAAGCGTTTGCAGCAGGGCTGAAGATCGAAGGGGCAAAGGAAGTAATTTCCATCTGTCCGTTCTGTTCAGTAAGCTGCAATTTTATCGCTCATGTCAAGAACGGTAAAATAGTAAGCACTGAAGGTGATCCTGAATACCCGGCAAGCGAAGGTGCATTATGCGCAAAGGGAGCAGCCATGCTCTCCATGCACAATAACCACCATCGCATCGACAAACCACTTTACCGTGCTCCTTACAGCGATAAATGGGAAGAAAAAAGCTGGGAATGGACTCTTGACCGCATCGCCAGAAGAGTCAAAGAAACCCGTGACCGTGATTTTATCCGCACCAACTCCAAGGGACAGGAAGTTAACAGAGTTGAATCTATTTTCCATTTGGGAACATCCCAGATGGACAACGAAGAATGCGCAGTAGTCCATCAGGGCGTGCGCGGTTTAGGCCTGGTGCATTTCGATCATCAGGCACGTATCTGACACAGCGCAACAGTTGCGGCTCTGGCAGAGTCGTTCGGACGCGGCGCGATGACCAACCATTGGTGTGACATAGCCAATGCCGATTGTATTATGATTATCGGCAGTAATGCGGCTGAGCACCATCCTATCTCATTCAAATGGGTTCTGCGGGCAAAGGACAAGGGTGCGAAAGTCATGCACATTGATCCTAAATTCTCCCGTACTTCAGCCCGAAGCGATTTCCATGTACCCCTTAGATCAGGTACTGACATCGCCTTCATGGGCGGACTCATCAACTACATTCTTGAAAACGATCTCTACTTTAAAGAATATGTAGCCGACTATACCAATGCCGCCTTCATCGTTGGAAAAGACTTTTCCTTCAGAAACGGTTTATTCTCAGGCTATAACGAAAAAACAAGAAAATACGACAAGAGTAAATGGGCTTTTGAAAAGGACGACAAAGGGGTTCCCAAACGTGATCCGTCACTAAAGGACAGCCGCTGTGTTTTCCAGCTTATGAAGAAGCACTACTCCCGCTATTCTCTGTCTAAAGTAGAGAAAACCACAGGTGTTCCGAAAGAAACACTGCTCAAAGTCTACAAATACTATGCGGCTACCGGCAAAAAAGACAAGGCCGGAACCATACTCTACGCCCTCGGCTGGACCCAACATACTGTCGGAGTTCAGAATATCCGTTCCAGCGCCATAGTTCAGCTTCTGCTGGGCAATATCGGCGTGGCAGGAGGCGGAATCAACGCATTACGCGGAGAGCCGAACGTTCAGGGTTCCACCGACCACTGCATTCTCTGGCATATCATTCCGGGTTATCTGCCAATGCCCAGTGCAAGCATGAAAACCCTTGATGATTATAAAAAGATGACCACCCCGGTCAGCAATGATCCCATGAGTGCAAACTGGTGGCAGCATAAACCTAAATACATGGTCAGTCTGCTCAAAGGATGGCGTGGAGAAAACGCCACAGCAGACAATGAATTCGGTTATCGACTGATGCCGAAAGTGGATGACGGAGAGGATTACTCCTACATCTATATCTTCGACCGTATGTACAAAAACAAAATACGCGGCGGATTCGTATTCGGAACAAACCCGGCCCAGAGTGTGCCTAACTCCAACAAGGCCAGAAAAGCTCTGGATAATCTGGACTGGATGGTGGTTGGAGAAATTCACCATACCGAGACTTCCGAAAACTGGCACAGACCGGGAGTTGATCCGCTGGCGATGAAAACAGAGGTCTTCCTTTTACCTTCCGCCCAGCGCGCGGAAAAAGAAGGCAGCATAACAAGCAGCGGACGCTGGCAGCTCTGGCATTACAAAGCCTGTGAACCGATGGGACAATCCAAAAGTATGGGCGAAATGTACGTTGAGCTTATCAACCATGTCCGCAGACTTTATGAACATGAAAACGGTGTTTTTCCGGAACAGCTGCTCAGTCTGGACTGGCCCAGCTATTATGTGCCGGAAGATATAGCCAAAAAAATCAACGGTCAGTTTACCAAGGATACCGTTATCAAAGGCAGAGAGTATAAGAAGGGGCAGCAGGTTCCTTCTTTCACGGCCCTTACCGAAGACGGTTCCACGACCAGTCTCAACTGGCTATACGCCGGCGGTTACACTGAAGACGAAGGAAACAAATCAAAACGCCGGGATTTGAGCCAGACTCCGATGCAGGCGAAGATCAATATCTTCCCCAACTTTGCATGGTGCTGGCCGGTCAACAGGCGCATTCTCTATAACCGTGCTTCAGTGGATGCCAACGGTAATCCTTGGGCTCCGGATAAAGCCGTCATCAAATGGGATGGCAAAAAATGGGTTGGAGATATTCCGGATGGTGGATGGCCGCCCAATGCCACAGGCAAAGGACGCTATCCGTTCATCATGCAGACCGAAGGACATGCTCAGACCTACGGTCCCGGAAGAGCTGACGGCCCGTTCCCCGAACATTACGAACCAGTGGAAACACCGATCACTTCCCATCCTTTCTCAAGGCAGCTCAGCAGTCCATGCTACAAGAGAGCTTTCTCCGACATGGATAAACTGGCCAAACCCGGAAGCAGGAAGTTCCCGATCGTGCTGACCACTTATTCACTGACTGAACACTGGTGCGGCGGCGGAGATACTAGAAACACCCCGCATCTGCTGGAGGCTGAACCTCAGCTGTATGTTGAGATAAGTCACGAACTGGCTAAGGAAAAAGGGATTAAAAACGGCGATTTTGTTGAAGTCGAAAGTATCAGAGGCAAAGTGGAAGCTGTGGCTATGGTCACTATCCGCATGACTCCTTTTGAAATCAAAGGCGATACTGTTCACGAAATAGGTATGCCTTTCTGCTTCGGCTGGACAACAAAGGGTTGTGGAGACTCCACCAACAGACTGACCCCGGCTGTAGGAGATCCCAATACAACGATTCCTGAATTCAAGGCCAGCCTTGTAAATATCAGGAAAATAACCAAAGCCACGGAACTGGAATAGTCAGGCATAAAACCAAAGGAGTTAAAAAATGAGTAAAACCTTCTTTGTGGACACTTCAAGGTGTACTGCATGCCGTGGCTGCCAGATCGCCTGCAAGGAATGGAACGACCTTCCGGCCACAAAAACAAAACAGCGTGGTTCGCATCAGAATCCGCCTGACCTGAACCCGTTCACATATAAATTGATCCGCTTCAACGAGCACATGATCAACAATAAAGTTGAATGGCTGTTCTTTCCTGACCAGTGCCGCCACTGCATTGACGCACCGTGCAAGGAAATAGCGGACATGTATGTGACCGGGGCAATAGTAAAAGACGAGGAAACCGGAGCTGTTCTCTATACCGATCTGAGCAAACTGCTCAAAAAGGATGAGTTTGAGGAAATCCGGGATGCCTGCCCCTACAACATTCCGCGCCGCGACACCGGAACAGGACTGTTGTCAAAATGCACTATGTGCATTGACAGGGTCAGGAGCAACCTCCTGCCTATGTGTGTGAAGACATGCCCCACCGGAACAATGAACTTCGGTGAACGCGAAGACATGATAGAACTGGCTGAAAAATCTCTTGAGAGAGTTAAAAAGGATTTCCCGGATGCGGAACTGATCTGCAAGGATGACACAAACGTCATCTATCTGGTGGCCTTCAAGCCTGAAATGTATCATACTTTCGCTACGGCTGATGCTTCTGGAATCGGCAACAAACTCAATCGCAAAACCTTCTTTGCCGAGCTGGCCCGCCCGGTAAAAAAAATGATTGGTTGATAAAAATACTATCCGGCGGTCCTTCTTCAGGAAGGGCCGCCTGTTTGTAAAATTCAAGGAGCATTCCAGATGGCCGAGAATCTTACTTTGGAAACAGGCAAATCCCCCTTTTCGGACGGGATTAAAATTCTTAAATCATCAATCCCGGCAACGGAGACCATACTGGATGCTTATATTCCGGTTGCGGAAGCATCGCTAAGCGAAATAAAGCGACTCTCCGACTGGGATAAAATAGATCTACCGGTACCGAATCCTTTAATTTTTGAGCAGGGTCGCCCTTTACTGGCAGATTTACCATTACCCGACTTTGGAAATGAATTTTCAAACGTTTCTATAAGAATGGTCGAAGCACTGAAATCAGCATTGCCGCACCTTGAACCTGAATTTCAATCCGTGCTGAAAGCCCTTGAAAAAACAGACTTTGCCAATCAGACTGCACAGGCTTTATGGGAAGGTAATCCTGAAAGGATTGATGATCTGAGCGAAGAAGAAATGCTTTCCACCAAGGCTCTGCATCTTGCTGGTGTTTCCGTACTGGATGTTTTTCTAAAAATTATTCACGACAAAGCAGCTCCGCTGATTAACAATCTGCGCTGGACAAAAGGGTATTGCCCAATCTGCGGGTCATTTCCTGATATAGCTCTTTTCAGAAAATCAGGGACCGACGACCCTTATTTAAAATCACATGGCGGGCAACGCTGGCTGCATTGCGCCAGTTGCGGACACGAGTGGAGATTCAAGCGCGGAACATGCGTATACTGTGAAAATCAGAAACACGAAGAACTCAAATACTTTCAAAGCAGCGATAGAATGACGGAAAGGATTGATGTCTGCGAGAAATGCCGACGATACCTGATAAATATAGATTCACGGGAATACATTAAAGAACCTGACCTGAGAATCGCGGCCAAAGCCTATATACATCTTGATATCATCGCCCAGCAAAAGGGATACACTCCCCTTGCCATCACCGGCTGGAATTCTATCTGATCAAACGGCTTACTCAATCTTTAAAAATCCGGTCCCTCTGACAGATATTGTCCGGGGGACTTTTTACGACTTATTAATTGCACATCTGCTAAAATCAGCATGTTTTATATCCAGACCGATAAAAAAGTGGTCATCACAACAAAGACCGTGCTATCCATTGCTGAATCCAAGGCATTAATAACAGACCGTTTGCAAAAAATATTGCATTATAATGACAAGATAACAAATTGGAGGTTTAAAAAATGATCATAAGAAAATACATCAAAACAATTATTCCGCTATTTCTTTTTTCACTTGTAATTTTTTCTGCAACAGGAGCTTCAGCTTTCAACCTTAATGACCTGTCCTCAGCTGTGGACAGCACTACAAAAGCTGCCAAAGGAGCCGCACAGGCTTCTGATCTGCTTAATGACGCACAAAGCGTCTACTCCGGTTTTTCCACAATGACAGAAAAAACCGTTGATGCTCAGGTAACAACAATGAGCCTCATAAAGCCGGAAAAACAGAGCGGGCTGATGTCAGAACTTAACGGCTTCAATTCGGAATCAGGTTTTAGTAAAGTTGCAAAACTTACAAGCTTTTCACAGCTCATGGATTCTGAACTGGACAAAATTGATCTTGCATCCGGTCTGACAAAAGTTGTTACTGAGCCTGAAGGCAGAAAAAAAGCAATGTCTGTCCTGACAGATCTCAAAAGTGCCTATAGTTCCGGTAAGGGCTCGGTGAGCAAGGCTAAATCACTGTACAGCTCGATTACAGAGTTCACCAGCTCACCTTCTGCTGAAGGTGTCAGCGGTACGGTCATATCCAAACTCAAAGACTATTCAGGTAAAATCCTGCCCTACATCATTGAAAAAGGACCTGAACGTCTCGAAGCCATCAGTGGTCTGATAAAAACTTTTTCATCAGTATTATAATCTTACCGCGCAGTTGATGCGGCTTAAATGATATTAAAAAAGCTCCTCCGATTTACGGAGGAGCTTTTTTGCATCTTTTAAAATAAATTCAAGCTGCTAGGCAAAAAATCCGTCCTGCTTAAGACCGGTTATCAGTTTTTCACACATTTCAGCTTTATTTAAAGTATATATGTGGACTCCGGGAGCTCCGCCATCAAGAAGATTTTTAATCTGTTTACGCGCAAAATCCAGTCCGAACTCTTTAACAGCAGCGTCACCGCCATTCTCGAAAGCTTTTTCAGCACCGCAATATATG of the Maridesulfovibrio bastinii DSM 16055 genome contains:
- the fdnG gene encoding formate dehydrogenase-N subunit alpha → MNCTRRGFMKLASVGVAGFTLGQMGIDLSPAKAFAAGLKIEGAKEVISICPFCSVSCNFIAHVKNGKIVSTEGDPEYPASEGALCAKGAAMLSMHNNHHRIDKPLYRAPYSDKWEEKSWEWTLDRIARRVKETRDRDFIRTNSKGQEVNRVESIFHLGTSQMDNEECAVVHQGVRGLGLVHFDHQARIUHSATVAALAESFGRGAMTNHWCDIANADCIMIIGSNAAEHHPISFKWVLRAKDKGAKVMHIDPKFSRTSARSDFHVPLRSGTDIAFMGGLINYILENDLYFKEYVADYTNAAFIVGKDFSFRNGLFSGYNEKTRKYDKSKWAFEKDDKGVPKRDPSLKDSRCVFQLMKKHYSRYSLSKVEKTTGVPKETLLKVYKYYAATGKKDKAGTILYALGWTQHTVGVQNIRSSAIVQLLLGNIGVAGGGINALRGEPNVQGSTDHCILWHIIPGYLPMPSASMKTLDDYKKMTTPVSNDPMSANWWQHKPKYMVSLLKGWRGENATADNEFGYRLMPKVDDGEDYSYIYIFDRMYKNKIRGGFVFGTNPAQSVPNSNKARKALDNLDWMVVGEIHHTETSENWHRPGVDPLAMKTEVFLLPSAQRAEKEGSITSSGRWQLWHYKACEPMGQSKSMGEMYVELINHVRRLYEHENGVFPEQLLSLDWPSYYVPEDIAKKINGQFTKDTVIKGREYKKGQQVPSFTALTEDGSTTSLNWLYAGGYTEDEGNKSKRRDLSQTPMQAKINIFPNFAWCWPVNRRILYNRASVDANGNPWAPDKAVIKWDGKKWVGDIPDGGWPPNATGKGRYPFIMQTEGHAQTYGPGRADGPFPEHYEPVETPITSHPFSRQLSSPCYKRAFSDMDKLAKPGSRKFPIVLTTYSLTEHWCGGGDTRNTPHLLEAEPQLYVEISHELAKEKGIKNGDFVEVESIRGKVEAVAMVTIRMTPFEIKGDTVHEIGMPFCFGWTTKGCGDSTNRLTPAVGDPNTTIPEFKASLVNIRKITKATELE
- a CDS encoding 4Fe-4S dicluster domain-containing protein gives rise to the protein MSKTFFVDTSRCTACRGCQIACKEWNDLPATKTKQRGSHQNPPDLNPFTYKLIRFNEHMINNKVEWLFFPDQCRHCIDAPCKEIADMYVTGAIVKDEETGAVLYTDLSKLLKKDEFEEIRDACPYNIPRRDTGTGLLSKCTMCIDRVRSNLLPMCVKTCPTGTMNFGEREDMIELAEKSLERVKKDFPDAELICKDDTNVIYLVAFKPEMYHTFATADASGIGNKLNRKTFFAELARPVKKMIG
- a CDS encoding formate dehydrogenase accessory protein FdhE, which encodes MAENLTLETGKSPFSDGIKILKSSIPATETILDAYIPVAEASLSEIKRLSDWDKIDLPVPNPLIFEQGRPLLADLPLPDFGNEFSNVSIRMVEALKSALPHLEPEFQSVLKALEKTDFANQTAQALWEGNPERIDDLSEEEMLSTKALHLAGVSVLDVFLKIIHDKAAPLINNLRWTKGYCPICGSFPDIALFRKSGTDDPYLKSHGGQRWLHCASCGHEWRFKRGTCVYCENQKHEELKYFQSSDRMTERIDVCEKCRRYLINIDSREYIKEPDLRIAAKAYIHLDIIAQQKGYTPLAITGWNSI
- a CDS encoding winged helix-turn-helix domain-containing protein, encoding MNTALQRTPQELIPGEEIEREAPTIRLHLWLESDEGVFFGYGRLLLLDKVEKTGSLKKAAEALGMSYRAAWGKIKTSEEIMNTKLIERVGNRRSGQKLTAEGRELMNMFHTWFESVEKAAKDNAEDIFPWNTKSYHDR